In Chloroflexaceae bacterium, the genomic window CTTCGAAGTAAATCGGCATCTCCAGCCAGCGGTAGCCGAGCCGTTCGGTCAGATAGGACATCTCGACCTGGAAGACGTAGCCGTTGGACACCACGCGATCCAGGCCGAGGCCCTCCAGCGTGGAGCGGCGCCAGACGCGGAAGCCGGCAGTAGCGTCGCGGATGTGCAGGCCGAGGATGGTGCGCGCGTACAGGTTGGCCCAGGCCGAGAGCAGCTTGCGGCCCAACCCCCAGCGCTTGTCGGTGCTGCCACCGGGTACATAGCGTGAGCCGATGACCACGTCATAGTCACGCAATTGGGCGACCATCCCCGGCAGGTAGTGCGGCCCGTGCGAAAAGTCGGCGTCCATCTGGATGATGACATCGGCGCCCATCTCGAGCGCGCGGCGGAAGCCTTGCACATAGGCCGTGCCCAGGCCGAGCAGCCGAGGCCGGTGGATGACGCTGAACCGGTCGGGGTTGGCAGCGGCCAGACGGTCGGCGATTTGGCCGGTGCCGTCGGGCGAGGCATCGTCCACCACCAGCAGCTTTGCGTCGAGCGGCAAGGCCCAGAGCGCCTCTGTCAGGGCTTCCAG contains:
- a CDS encoding polyprenol monophosphomannose synthase; the protein is MKTVIVIPTYNEAENLEALTEALWALPLDAKLLVVDDASPDGTGQIADRLAAANPDRFSVIHRPRLLGLGTAYVQGFRRALEMGADVIIQMDADFSHGPHYLPGMVAQLRDYDVVIGSRYVPGGSTDKRWGLGRKLLSAWANLYARTILGLHIRDATAGFRVWRRSTLEGLGLDRVVSNGYVFQVEMSYLTERLGYRWLEMPIYFE